In Pirellulales bacterium, a single genomic region encodes these proteins:
- a CDS encoding thioredoxin family protein codes for MIRRLLFAVMLIGPLAIPIVAQAAESNRFVSHEDTVSVVSDSDGFRGSPVKLGLLFRLSKGWHIYWKNAGDAGAPPQLTMTQPDHSLAGAFEWPAPDWLVANSLGDYVVSGTVLLPFSASLSQPVPAQGVNVQAAARWLVCSAVICVPQQATFALHLPMGQTLSSAVAPLFAAARAADPVPARFTTKVTPAGRLIVSGQGLAQGGVKEAHFFPDQVDAIVNAAPQRLELGPNGFSLALKRLKWRPGRPLNGVLEITDATGAKRAFTVAVPAAAARSGTQGAGLTWLWPAIGALIGGMLLNLMPCVFPVLAIKAFGVARLGGEARSSVRAQALAYTAGVVVTILVIGGVLESLRAAGTELGWGFQLQSPAFVTFTMWLVFGIGLNLAGVFDFSSRFSGIGSTLAARGGLVGSFVTGLVAVAVATPCTAPFMGAAIASALAAPPIFGLGIFFLLGIGMALPFLLIGFFPQLGQLLPRPGQWMIVVRQILAFPMFATAVWLLWVVALQAGPTGVFMAAAGAVLLGFALWLLKFSGWVPFSTRLAAAIGTLALLPLITTGQASSDMSGDMSRASTVPYSAAKLTSLRAAGTPVLIDMSAAWCITCLVNERVVLDSGVARAEIRAHHVVVMTGDWTNRDPAITEYLEAQHRDGVPLYVYYPADQGTPVVLPQILTPSLVQRTLNDDAG; via the coding sequence ATGATCCGACGGTTACTCTTTGCCGTGATGCTGATAGGCCCCCTGGCCATACCGATCGTGGCACAGGCCGCCGAGAGCAACCGCTTCGTCAGCCATGAAGACACGGTCTCGGTCGTGTCGGACAGCGACGGCTTTCGTGGTTCACCGGTGAAGCTCGGCTTGCTGTTCCGGCTGTCGAAGGGATGGCACATCTACTGGAAGAATGCTGGTGATGCGGGGGCGCCACCTCAGCTTACCATGACGCAGCCGGACCACAGCTTGGCGGGCGCGTTCGAATGGCCGGCACCTGACTGGCTGGTCGCCAATTCACTCGGCGATTATGTAGTTAGCGGGACTGTGCTGCTGCCATTTTCGGCATCGCTCTCGCAGCCAGTGCCTGCGCAAGGTGTTAACGTGCAGGCTGCTGCTCGCTGGCTCGTCTGCAGCGCCGTTATCTGCGTTCCCCAACAGGCGACGTTCGCACTCCACTTGCCGATGGGTCAAACGCTGTCTTCTGCAGTGGCTCCACTTTTTGCGGCCGCTCGCGCGGCCGATCCCGTGCCCGCGCGTTTCACAACGAAAGTCACGCCGGCCGGGAGGTTGATTGTCAGTGGCCAGGGGCTGGCGCAAGGCGGCGTCAAGGAGGCACATTTTTTCCCGGACCAGGTGGACGCCATCGTCAATGCCGCACCGCAACGCCTAGAGCTTGGACCTAACGGATTTTCGCTGGCTCTGAAGCGACTCAAATGGCGTCCGGGGAGGCCCCTGAACGGCGTTCTCGAGATAACCGATGCAACCGGCGCCAAGCGGGCATTCACGGTTGCCGTGCCGGCGGCCGCTGCACGCTCGGGAACACAAGGTGCCGGACTGACCTGGCTTTGGCCGGCGATCGGAGCGTTGATCGGCGGAATGCTTCTTAACCTCATGCCATGCGTCTTCCCGGTGCTTGCCATCAAGGCATTCGGTGTGGCGAGGCTTGGTGGAGAAGCGAGGTCTTCTGTCCGAGCACAGGCATTGGCCTATACGGCGGGTGTTGTTGTGACAATCTTGGTCATCGGCGGCGTGCTGGAGAGCCTGCGGGCCGCTGGAACGGAGCTAGGCTGGGGCTTTCAACTGCAGTCGCCGGCTTTCGTCACATTTACCATGTGGCTTGTCTTTGGGATCGGATTGAACCTCGCTGGGGTATTTGACTTCAGTTCGCGCTTCTCCGGCATCGGTTCGACACTAGCAGCCCGTGGCGGCTTGGTAGGAAGCTTCGTGACGGGGCTCGTCGCGGTCGCTGTGGCGACTCCCTGCACGGCGCCTTTCATGGGAGCGGCCATTGCGTCCGCCTTGGCCGCCCCGCCCATCTTTGGGCTCGGAATCTTTTTCCTGCTTGGCATTGGGATGGCGTTGCCATTCCTGTTGATTGGCTTCTTTCCTCAATTGGGCCAGCTCCTGCCGCGGCCCGGCCAATGGATGATCGTTGTTCGGCAGATCCTGGCCTTTCCCATGTTCGCGACCGCCGTCTGGCTTCTTTGGGTCGTCGCTCTACAGGCAGGGCCCACAGGGGTTTTTATGGCGGCGGCCGGCGCCGTGCTCCTCGGTTTCGCGCTCTGGTTGCTGAAATTCTCCGGCTGGGTTCCTTTTTCGACAAGGCTCGCAGCCGCGATTGGAACCCTCGCGCTACTGCCGCTCATTACGACTGGGCAAGCAAGCAGCGATATGTCCGGCGATATGTCCAGAGCAAGTACCGTCCCCTATTCCGCCGCAAAACTCACGAGCCTGCGCGCGGCTGGAACGCCGGTCTTGATCGATATGTCAGCAGCCTGGTGCATCACCTGTTTGGTGAACGAGCGGGTCGTGTTGGATTCAGGTGTCGCAAGGGCCGAGATACGCGCGCACCACGTCGTCGTCATGACAGGCGATTGGACCAATCGGGATCCCGCAATAACCGAGTATCTCGAGGCGCAACATCGGGATGGCGTGCCGCTCTACGTTTACTATCCGGCAGACCAGGGAACACCAGTCGTACTTCCGCAAATCCTGACACCCTCCTTGGTACAAAGGACCCTGAACGACGATGCCGGTTGA